In Lycium ferocissimum isolate CSIRO_LF1 chromosome 7, AGI_CSIRO_Lferr_CH_V1, whole genome shotgun sequence, the sequence GTTCTTCATTCctctccttcatcttcttctcctTCAATAACTACACCTACACACAATGGCACAATTTTTATAGAAGAAATTAGTGGTTCTGAAATTGCTGTTTGTGGTGGTGATAGTGAGGAAGAAAtaggagaagaagaaagggaaaaagggaGAGATAAAGAAAGAGATCATTTGTCATTATTAGCACTTTTGGTTACATTGTTTAGGAAGAGTTTTTGGTTAGCTTGTAAAAATAAGGAAGGAGGAGGAGATTTGTGTGGTGGTAGGGGTATGGAAATTGGATGGCCAACTAATGTGCGCCACGTTGCACATGTTACCTTTGATAGGTTTAATGGATTTTTGGGATTACCCGTTGAATTTGAACCTGAAGTTTCCACAAGGGCACCCAGTGCAAGGTACATTGTTagttttttttgatgaagttagttacaagattttgaatttttttgtgttttttcttGTTGGTGGTATTGTAATGTTGATATACTTTGTGCTGACTGGATTTAGTAATTCATTATTTTGGAAATGTGGAATGAAATGCTTTACTATTGTTAACTTTTTGATTGTTGATGAGTtttaacattcaaaattctgatGAAGTTATTcacaattttttgatttttttgttttgttttgttttgtgttttttctTGTCGCTGGTATTGTAATGTTGATATCTTTTGTGCTGACTGAATTTAGAAATTTATCATTTGCAAATGTGGAATGAAATGCTTTCCTCTTATGCTATTTGTTTCCTACTTTGATTGACGTTGTGAAGTTTTGGTGGCTTAGGTTTGTGGTTAAAGTTATAAGCAGATAGTTTGTGTTTTCTGCTGTCTCATAACATTGAGTTGTAGAATTCTGTTTAGGCTTGATAGAAAATTTCAACCTCAATTATGGAGTTTGTGTAGTCATTTAGGATCTTAACTAAACTGCTTCTGTAAATGGTATTCAGTTTATTAGGGACTACTTATTACTAATCAAGAGAGATTGAAGAAGTCGCCTAATTATTACTAGATGGTTTTGACTTTTGAGTTcattttgatttttccattcaGGTAGATACCATTTGATACGTCATTCAAACCTTATCTTAAAGGCTACTTTTTATGTCAATATAGTAAAGCAATGTGAAACCCATAATGCAAGTGATAACTTAAAAGGTAGAGAACCTTAAGAATATATGGTTCTTCATGAATAGCAGCCAGTCCTCTGTGCTATTGACACCTCGTTGGTGCTCCAAAAAGTTGCAAAAACGAACAAACATGCACCAATACGCGGCAAAAGAATTTTCCTCAAAACCATCCGATTCTTTTCTCTCCAAATGGTCTGCAGTTGTGCTAATGAAGCTATTTACCATGCTctacttcttctttctcttgcttATATATGCAACTTAGTAGCATGCCTTTAGTGGCTGCGATGATCACTGTATGCTGAACAGGTTGAGCACATTCCACCATAGTTGATTTGCCACTTGACAATGTAATAGCAGATGGTCCACACCTTTCCTAGATCTCTTACACATAGCACCGTCTaacatatgtttttttttttttttcctttgaataTTCCCTTTTtatgaaattctttttttgttgaataagGAATGAATTATTTCTGTTATGTTGTCCTTCACCGTCATTGCTAGATAAACACCATTGTAAATCCATCCGGTCCCTGTGCCTCGTTACTAACACAATTGTAGACTGCTCCCCACGCTTCTTCCTGTGCGGACTCCCTTTCCAATCAATCTTTCATCTCTTCCCTACTTGACTGAAGTCTATTCCTCCAAGATTGACCTCCAATTTACCTCTTTTGTGTACATCTGTGTAGAAACTCACGATCAGCCCTCTTGCTTTATTTTTCCCTTGTAAGTTGTCCTCCTACCACTGTTGCTCTACTAAGTTCCTCCTCCTATTAATAATGGCTTGGCAGTGGAAAAATGTGGTATGTAATTCCCTATTAGCAATAGAAATTTAATTGTTTGCAGTTATTCTCATTGTATAGAATTTGTGGGAAAGATTTATCGGGATATTACGCTTGGGAATCAAATCCAAggatccttttttttatttttttattttatacatCAGTGGTATTGgtggtgtggggggggggggggggacttgTCTGCACCTTGACTAATTCACTAGTAGCCTGTTAAGTCCACAACCACAGTTTGCTAAGGTAATTCTCCCCGCTAAAGTTGGAGAAGATAGACTCGCACCAAGTTTCGTAGTTTAGATTCAAACCTAATAACGCCAGGTTATCACTTCTGTGCCTCAACCACCATTCCATCCCATCGGAGACATCCTAGGATCCATTTTAAGAGAGAGTTCTTACATTTACACTTCTTTTGTTGGCTTTGTGAACCTAATATAGTTAATAGAGATTGTGGTGAAAGATGAAGGAGATGAcaattcatcctttttattaaTTGAATCTCTAAGTTTATCTTTTTCATGGAACTACTTACAGCAAGTTTCTGTGTGTGACCGTTATTGTAATCTTCAAAGCGTCCCTTGTTACGAGAATAGACATTCAATGTGGTAAatattgttatggatgaaattcatctGTCAAATACAAGTAGATGATATACTATGTCTTTGTTGTATTTTGACTCTTAACTGTAACCTTTAAACAAGTTAGTGAACTGGCTCCTTGTAAGTTAATTTCTCAGTTCTTGACCATATTTCGAACTCTATATTTAACCTCAGATAACAGTTAATAATGTACTCTTCACTGTGAATCTTCTTTTTTGAGAATAAAGGTGGAGTCCTAGTCAATCAGCCATATAAGTGGTTCATCCAGtagaaaagaaagtaaagaCAATTAGCAACGAAATATGGAAAAGAGATTATCTCTGTGGGTTTTGCATTATAAGATTACGGAGCAAGTTATATGCAAACCAAGCAGCTTAATGTATCTCTAGATTATGTAAACGTTCAAGTATTAGTCTGTGGGATGACTAGaaaaaagttttttcttttcttataaggACTATTAGAAGGAACATATTGAATGTTAATAATGTTAATCTGTATTAGAGGTCTTGAAAGCGTCTTCATGAAAAGAAACTGCTAtcttcatcaatttttttttattttttatttttgttaaaaaaactTCATCAAAAAGAAACTGCTACAATTGCATTTTTCTGGTACACGAGTTGCTTGGACTTTTTAAGGATAGAAAATTATTAGGAAAAAATGGTATGACATCACTACTATTATACGTCATATAGATTTTAAACTCTTGCTGTGGTattgattttgatattctgTCTGTAGTACCACTGTATTTGGAGTGTCAACGGAGTCCATGCAATTGTCATTCGACTCCCGTGGGAACAGTGTCCCAACTATTTTACTTCTAATGCAAAGGCGTTTGAATGCTCAAGGGGGTCTACAGGTACATGCCGTGTGTTGTCTCGTTCCTTCTAATATTCAAAATCTTgcattaacaatattattagTGCTATCACTTAATAAATGTTCATTATCATATGCGAGTTGTTTTTATTATGTGAGCAGGCAGAAGGGATTTTCAGAATAAATGCTGAAAACAGCGAGGAGGAGCTTGTTAGGGAGCAATTAAACCAGGGAATAGTTCCGGATGGCATTGATATACATTGTCTGGCAGGCCTCATTAAGGTATGCCTCTTCAACAACACTCTTTGAGTAATCTTATCTGAGATTATTTCGTCCTTTGTGCATGCACAGAAAAAATGTTGATATAGGCATTAATGTATATACATGCAGTTCACTCGTGCACATGTGTGCGTGTGAACACACACACGCGCGCGCCTACTGGTGCTTTGGAAAACCTGCTATGTGCTACAAATCGCAAATTCATGATTAAAAGAAATACTTCCATTTTTTTAGCATATactctccgtctcaatttatgtgaaggggTTTGATTGGGCATagagtttaagaatgaaaggaagactattaaaacttgtggtctgaaataagccatagatatttgtgtggctataaatcatctcattaaaggtaaaattgaaaggttaaaattatattgttactaaatatatagaaaagtgtcATTCTATTTGGGAAAGGAAAgagtcacataaattgggacaaagggagtaataTGATACCTTGCTCAAAATTATGCTGCTGATCATAGTTGGGACTAGTATAAATGTATACTTCTTGCTGCCTATAATGCACTTCTGCGCCTGGCAAATTAATGATGATCCTTACGTGgcttttatttgttaaataattCGTGCCCCCGCTCTGAAACGAAGGCACGTAGACAATTTGtactttgggggggggggggggggggtttgcaCACTCATGCTTCTAACCattgtggattgtttgaaatagaATGGTTGTGAGCTATTTGTACTGGGAGATATAGTCAATATGAAGTTGGTTATCTTAACTTAAGTGCTATAAATATTGGGTGCACAGGGCACTCGTGGGTGGTACTATACAGGTGGCATTTGGTTATTTTAGCTGCCACCTAAGCTATCAccatatttttgtttcttttggagTTTAAAAGGGTTTGAacacgagcaagcaatagaagtGTTGTAACCGTCCTCCTTGCTAAAGCAGTGTTGATAATAAGAAAAGTGGAAATAATCAGCCTACTCTTCGCATGTTTTCAGAGTTCTTGGTAACTCAAGGCATCGACTTTTGATCATATCCTAGAATTGATGAACATATAGAGATTTAGATTTCTATTTTGAAGACTCGTGTTGATTAAGATTGACACAACTTAGCCTTTCCACAAAATTGCAATGCTCACAAGAGGTTCAATAATATTGATAACCTTGAAAGCGCTGGCAAGCTGGTGGAAGACAAAAAGATAATCTGGGATCATATTTTGGAGTtctataaaataaattatttactGAAAAGGAAATATGGAGGCCAAAGTGGATAGGTGACAATtccatttcaaaaaaagtttATAGGTGACAATTTATAAAAATGCcattctttttttccccttattaaaaaaaaaaggaaaaaacttagtttttatttgctttttagATTTTACCTCATTGGCTGCTAGATCATGTGATGGATTAGTGAAGGCAAACTTTTAGACGCTTGTAATTCTTAATATGCACCTAATTAAAACAACTTCATTTTATGTCCTTGGTAATTTTGTGAGGAAATGTCCTGTGACGTTCTGCTGTAAATGTAGCATTTACGTGTCATGGTTTCTATGGCGTTAAGAGTGATCATGTCATCATTGCCACACTTTAGATGTTTCTGCTGTTGAGGCAAGAAGAAACAAGGGACGGCCTTTCTCTTTTCTTGGTATATTTATGGGATAATTACATATTTGGACTGCTCTAAAACATAATTGCCAGTAAAtgtttatgttttgtatattaaatataaaaatacctataatatacataatcaacgtataggttttgtatattttggctagcgccCGTAATTAATTTGGGCCAACGGGCCAAAATGAAAAAGGCCctatatttattcttgatctgaCTTCATGTAACTTAACAGGCTTGGTTCAGGGAACTCCCAAGTGGGGTGTTGGACACTCTTTCTCCCGAGCAGGTCATGCAAGCCCAATCAGAAGAGGACTGTACTGCGCTCGTGAGACTTCTGCCACCGACAGAAGCTGCTCTGCTGGACTGGGCTATCAATCTCATGGCTGATGTTGTCCAGGAGGAACACCTCAACAAGATGAATTCGCGCAATATCGCAATGGTGTTTGCTCCTAACATGACACAGGTGGGCTATTTGTCTCGCAGACACATTGTTGGCATTTTCTCTTGGTAGTGGAACATTTAGTAAATACCTTAACATCTACCCCCAtcccgaaaaagaaaaaaaaatagcaaaattatactccctcctTACCAATTTATGTGCACCGTTGGACtagacacaaagtttaagaaagaaagtaagacttttgaaatttgtggtctaaaacaaaccttagacatttatgataattttaaagttaagttgtttctgggacagactaaaaaggaaattgtgccatataaattgggacggagggagtaactaaCAAGGGGAGGAGGGGGTTCTCTCCTCAGTACTCCGCGTAAAACATCCATGGGGCAATTTTTGCCTTCTAAGCTAAGATTTTATAACAAAATGCAAAAGAATGACTTGAAATTTGGAAGGTCAGGTGTATGGTTTTCGATAGTTATTTCTTTAAACTGGCGCACAATCTTTCATGTGAATCTACTCCATAGcttttggaagaaaaagaaagaaaaataccaCAATCTTTTAGAGCTAATTGCTattcttatttcttcttttcttttttaaatcagTCAATTAACCCTCTGAGCCATTAAACTGTTCCTTGCAGATGGCAGATCCATTGACTGCACTGATGTATGCTGTCCAAGTAATGAATTTCTTGAGGACACTCATCGAAAAGACCTTAACAGAAAGAGAAGATTCCCTTGTTGAACCAAATTCTGTCTCTAACCTAGACCGGCCTGATGAGAATGGTCGTCAAAGTCCACCACTATTCTCTTTGGAGAACTCCAATGAATCAAATGAACCAACTGAGCAGGCGTACACTGTAGACGAACCTGATTCAGCCAGTGTTTCTGAATCATCTAATCGAGTAGATAACATCACTGATGATGAATATCTTAGTTATACAACTTCTTCAGAGGAATCCGATGCTTGTGAAACTCCTATTCATGTTATTAATATCAAGGCAAGAGAAGCCTTTGTGACAAAAACTCCAAATCTTGAAGAGGACACCCAAAGGATAGGCCAATCAAGCGATTCTAATCAGACTAAGGATGTTCTGAAAATTGATTTAGAGCCAATTGACAATAAATCAAAAGGAATAAGCAACTTGAGCCGTATAAATTCAATGACAGAGCGGACAGAAGCTTGGCGGTGAAGTGGATTGAAAAGCTTTCGATGCTGACTAAGATGGTAACAGTTTCTGTTTGGTTGTGAAAATGTGAATCCTAACACTTCATGTATGTGATTTAGTGTACTGTGGGTGGTTTGTTTAACTGGTTACGGTTTGATGTGTACATTATACTGTCTATCTTTCTGAATACTAGAAACGCGAATATGACTTGATCTGCACTTGCACAATGTGGATGTGTGATGTCTATTTCCTTGTACCTCATTGCCTAATCTCCGCGGAGGATCAATGCTTTTACTTTTCTTGTGATGAGTcgtatttggtatatatgttagAAATGCTGATGCTTCAGGACCACAATCAAGATAAAATTTCTCATATTCGGATGCTATAACATTCTCATAATTAGCAAAGACTGATCGACGAAAACACCCTTAACTAAGAAAAAGTCAAATTTTTGGTTGGGACCAGTATTTTTGTGCAATAAACTCCAGTGTAGTGGCTAGTCATTGGATCCGCTGGGAATATAATCTGCTAGTTGAAAACTACAGACATTAGTATACCATTTTAGATGTGAAATATATACTAGTTTAGGGTGTATCTGAAAATTGACAAAATCCAGCAATTTTGACAATCAAATGAGAAATCAAACTCTGGATGTGTTAGTTATTGGTGTATAACCTTTCAACAATCACATCAAAAGATACTTATGGAACACTACTTCAAATTGCATGATGAgatgaaaaaatacaagaaGTTGCTGAGGTCCTGGAGACTTTTTAGTGCTGTCCTCATTTATGTAAGTGGCTTTGGATCCAACCACTAGATTTTTCTCATAGACACcttataaacaaataaataagtgCGTTTACTTTAGGTCCAACAATTATTgagtcttttcttttttgtcagGGATTATAGAAAATTTAGAGAACTTTCGGATGGAAAAATTATAATAACAATATGGAACCGAGACATACTTAAATGGAGCGAAATAGACAGTGAAAATTTATAGAACCAATCCCAAACTTACTTGAGATTCAGGCGTAGTTGTTATAGTAGTTGACTTTTTAATGATAATAGTAGCTCTCGAGCCGGCTTGCGTACACTTCTATGGGCTACTTGCTACCTCTCAAGCTCCCACCAACACATGTGTAGTAATTTTCTTTAATGATAATAATGGCGTCGGATTCAGTTTGTATGCATCTCGACTACTCTACCACGTACTTGATACCTCCTACTAGCGTAAGTACTGTGTAACTCTGACCCAAAGAAAGCTTAGACAGATGAAAAGAAATGATCTTAACCCTCTAAGATTTGCACCCGCTTTATTGCCTCTAGATCACACCCTTGGTGTGTCCTTGTATGGAGGTCTGGAAAATgtctttcaaaattttcaatatttgattgaccaaattttctgaaatttttttctttagaaaaaacAAGTTGCTTAAAAATGAGTAAATTAACTTCcccaagaaaataagaaatacaaaTTTCATAGGTAACGTTCCACACTAATGGTATCTTCCCACCATCCAACACACCCGCCCTCACCACCACCTCTACCCCACCGCCACCCCCAATGTTTTCCAAGATTATACACTCATACTTTtgggaaaatgttttctacttACTTACTGTACaccaacaaataaataaaaaaatcacttaCTTTCCGTGAAAATtctttccttcataccaaacacaccctaagttTATCATTCACAGTCTGTAGTCCTGTTGGACTTGCAGTATATTGCAGTATATTCCAAACGCGTAAAAAGTAGTTGAATAATttgttatatgtatttatatcaaTGGCTACTAATAAACGAtaaggagagagaaaaaagaaagagaaaaaagggaGATTTTTACAGTTTTTTGACATATAAAATTGAGACCACCAAATAAATAGAACATTTATAACCACCCATCCTCTAAAGTTGAGAGAGGGACTCCTACAAAACAGCAATTTTCTCTCTTCTTAGACTTCATCACCAAGATTTTCATTCCCATCTTGTGCAACCTTTTAATTTCCCTTCTATACAAGTTCTAAAACTTCACTAGTATTTTTCAATTCATTTGTTGGTCTTGTGCCAAccaacaaaagagaaaaaaaaggtacAAAAAATTAGAACACAATGACTGCTGCCTGTAAAAGTTTACAACATATATTTGAGAAACCATTGCCTGAAAATCCATCACTCATTGAATCCATTTCCTCCTCATGGAATCAGTCTAAATCTTTCAAAAATATAGATGACTCCTCCTTTACTGAGATTTTCGGCGAATTACATTTCAAAGAAAACAACTCTGTATCCTCGTCCTTGTCCTcgtcctcttcctcttcctcctcctcatctggttcatcttcattttcttcttgccTCCCTCTGTCTTCATCATCtgtttcatcatcattttcttcttcttcgtcgTCATTTTTCCTTGATGCAATTCACCAATCTGAAATTGAAGGGCTAGACAATAATAAGGACAAGTATGAAAGAAACAAGAGCCCTATTTCAAGTTACTCTCCAACTGTTAGCCACAAGAATAAACAGGACAGACATAGTGATAGTTTTTCATCAAGAACATCGGACAGCCTATCGATGTGCACAGAAGGACTCGGATTCGAGAGCTCTGATGACATTGAGGACCTAATGAACGATTTGAGCAACGAAGATcttcatcatcaacaacaacaagaagaacgAGAACAAGAAAAGTTGAGTAGAACGCGCATTCCCTGCAGGCTAGAGAATCGAGTGATTTTCAATCAAGATTATAATTTGAAGAGATCAAGAACGAAAAAGGGGTTGTCATTTCCGCCTCCCATTTCTTGCATAGGGAGAAGTGGGAAGCCATGGGTTTGCTTCAAATCATTTAGGGAAGATGGAAGGTTTATTCTTAAAGAAATTCGAATTCCCACTCAGGAATTCTTGCATGCATGCAGAGAAGATGGACGTTTGATGATGCATGTTATTCAATCAGATGATGAGATTGTAGacgaagatgaagatgaagatgatgaagacgaagtttatgatgatgatgatgatgatgaacagaatgttgaagaaggaaATGATGATAATCATGACACAAAGCATGTATAGGAGTTGAAGATCATTAACACATGCTGTTTTTGCTTCATAgttaattttcttctctttttttttttttttttttttccttttcttttttgttgagTCTTTCTATGTTCCAAAGTGGCAGGAAACCTGCAGGAaacctctgttttttttttcttttctcagcAAAATCTGCAAATAAAGAGAAATTGCCCAACAGAATTTTTTAATTCCATATTTGGATGTCTTTTACATTAGATATTTTTTTATGTCCATTTGCTTAAGAAAAGGGCACCAAGAGAGTTGAAGAGTTGGTCTTGGAAAAAAGCGAGAGCAAAGTTCATAACAATAATCAATTCATCTGAAGGAAACCAAATTGATTGTTAATTTTTTCAGGTGGTATAAACGTAGTATTTTGGTCCACTAGACCTAGAAAAATCCAAcaggcaatttgcacgattaccCTTCATAAGGACTGGTCTTTAGTTTTGGCCCCTCACTTCGctggtctttgatttttgccttggcttaaaaaggtggccgagTATATCCCGAGTTTCTATGAACCTATACCTATTCAGGTGAAGTTATATAAAACCTATGCCCGAgacggcagacttttagttatgctttaaggcaaagtttgcttacgtataaaaaaaaaaaagtgactttaGGCAAAAGCCccgccttgcgatttttttttttttttttttttttttagttggggttcgaacccgtaaCCTTGTAGATTTTTATTACTTTTTTCGGgcgcaaaaattaaaattaacaatttgagggccaaaaattaaagaccaccccgaaagaaggtcaatccacgcaaaaaaatgaaatgggatctgttaccaaatttttttttatttttttttaaagtttttaagTCATATACACGTGCGaaaatatttttacattatTGATGTAGCTTAACTTGTTATAGGAGGTAACTTACTATATTTTCCAAGATTACCAATAATACTAATGGTAAAGAAGTCTAGGTCCTAGCACCCAAAGATGTGACCTAATAGTTAATGAAGTGGAAAAAGTATCAAGAGTTCTTAGGTTCAATTTTTAATGGAGACAAAAATACACTAAGtgttttcttctcatttatcTAAACCTTGATGGGTAGGGCTGGGCGTTTGGTCGGTTCGGTTCGGATTCACAAagtcggttcggttttttggtTTTCGGTTTGTAAAAAATggaaaccgaaaccgaactaaAATAACTTCGGTTCAATTCGGTTTTTGCAATTTCGGTTCGATTTATTCAGTTCGATTTCTTCGGTTTAGATATGGAAACTTTCCCACAGCTACAAGTAGGAGTTTGGACAATTTCTAGCAATTTTTAACAAACATAAGCTAAAACTAGCTACAGGTAATGGGATGGTAAGCTCACAGGAAACAGTACAAACAGAGAAAGCAACTAGCGCTACTGCCTACAAGTGAGATTACAGTAAGAAACTAGCTACAGGTAATGGGATGGTCTGGGTCATGGGAAATGGCAGAGGAAGAAATTGCTACTAGTGCAATCTTATATGTTAATGATATATGGCTCATTGTTATTACATGTTCTTTGACCAGTAGTTAACAAATGTTAAATGATATATGTCTCATTGTTATTAGTTTATTACTCATGGGCAGAAATGAACCCAATATATTAGTAATTGTTATGTATATacgtttcatgaaaaatatggattACTTaaaattcggtttttcggtttaaccaaattaaaatttgcataaaccgaaaaccgaacgGAATTGTTGAAATCCTATAAATTAAAACCAAACTGAACCGAACACATCAAAAAACTAAAaccgaaattaaaaaaagttcGGTTCAGTCGGTTTTTTCTGTTTGAACCGAAATATGCCCAGCCCTATTGAAGGGCAGGGTCATCTAATGATCCGATGATAAAGTTTCAAAAGACCTAATGATCAATACTGCAGTACCGTGTTGGTGAGAAGTAATAGGTACCTTGTAAAATCGCCGAGATATACACAAATTGGCCAAAAGTGAATTGTCTTGATAAAAAGTACTAAGTGACTTCTTCTCATCTGCCTAACTACTTGTGCTTTTATAGTTTATAATATAAATCTTTTATACCACCTAACTTAATTGACGTACAACGACAGGTAACTCTTCTTAGTGAGCTTGTTATAGTCCATTATAAAGAATCACATATAGATACCTTTTAAGTGACTTGATTTCATAAATATCTTTTAAACCATCAGCGGGTAGAACTTGAATTAAGAGAAAATGTGCATAGGGAGGGGTGTGTGTGGGGGAGAGggctggggggggggggggtttatgTGAGACAGGAAGAGAGGTAGCTCAAGGGACACATTCATCCTATGTTTAGATAATAATGGATTGCAAAATATCTGTCACCCAACTTTTTTCCAACCGAAAGCATATGAATATGACCTAAAGAAGAAGCCACCTATATTCTAATTTCTATAGAGACATGTAACAGTCTGGATCACTAATTAGACATCCTCAAATCTACTTATGTCCTTAGGATAAAGAGAAGAGACATTATTTTGAAAATAGCCCCACGTGAGTtgaccaaacaaaaaaaatcagtttatCTCACTATCATAATGTAAAAATGAAGAAGCGTCATTACATTTCCAGTCTCAAACACACTCAAATCAGTATAACAAACAGAACACTTTCCCTCTGATAAGATACTTGACAATCATGATGTCCTTTTCAAGCAAAGATtggtttttggtattttttggATGAGAAAAGATAACACTACACAGAACCAAAGAGAAGAGAATCATCACTAGAAGGGCAACCACAAAAGAGGAATTGTTACACAACAATGGCTCCcagtaaaatatttgtttgactGAGAGGAGATTCCTTTCAACAAATTACAGAAAGGGGCGGTTTTCTGTTTTTGGTCCTCCTTAACAAAATCTTTCAAAATTGTCTATGTTGCTGATCCGACAtaagtttttcaattttaatgtgCACATAAATTAGTTTTGCCTATGAGATTAGAGTTCCGGACATATCAAGAAGTTACAAGTGAGAAATTAGTGTAACATGTTTCCTATTAGATAGGAGTTTCAGTTGTATTGACCTGTGAACAGTTGAGAAACACAGACAATTTTTGCATGTGAGGTCGAACTTGGGGCCAATTGAGCAGATTCACTGCATTAAAATATCCCGAACTCCTGCATATAAGCAACACTGATTTATGCTCACAACTTATGTCCAATTGCAACAAAAGTCACTTTCTATATATTTTCCGAAGTGAGGCTAAAAGTTCAAGATCACCACTTACGGCCATTCTTGCAAATCACCAACTCTTCTAGACACGAAGGGCTAGTAAGCAAAAGGCACCTTTAGCCCTGAAGTTATAGATGCTTCCAATGGATGCTCTCAATCACTTCATGGAGCATCATATGATCTAGAAAAAATGCATTTCTATAACAGAGACAGGATAAATTAACTAAAGTTCTCTGAAAACTAAAAACAATCTCCTCCTACACAGAAATAATCTTTCATAAAACAATAGATGACTTGCTGCTAGGCAGATCATATATGTGGCCACGGTGCTTCCAAGTGGCTGTAGCAATAGGATCATTCATTCCACGAGAAATAATTCACAAACTAGTTA encodes:
- the LOC132065481 gene encoding uncharacterized protein LOC132065481, whose amino-acid sequence is MTAACKSLQHIFEKPLPENPSLIESISSSWNQSKSFKNIDDSSFTEIFGELHFKENNSVSSSLSSSSSSSSSSSGSSSFSSCLPLSSSSVSSSFSSSSSSFFLDAIHQSEIEGLDNNKDKYERNKSPISSYSPTVSHKNKQDRHSDSFSSRTSDSLSMCTEGLGFESSDDIEDLMNDLSNEDLHHQQQQEEREQEKLSRTRIPCRLENRVIFNQDYNLKRSRTKKGLSFPPPISCIGRSGKPWVCFKSFREDGRFILKEIRIPTQEFLHACREDGRLMMHVIQSDDEIVDEDEDEDDEDEVYDDDDDDEQNVEEGNDDNHDTKHV
- the LOC132065480 gene encoding rho GTPase-activating protein 5, producing the protein MTEVLHSSPSSSSPSITTPTHNGTIFIEEISGSEIAVCGGDSEEEIGEEEREKGRDKERDHLSLLALLVTLFRKSFWLACKNKEGGGDLCGGRGMEIGWPTNVRHVAHVTFDRFNGFLGLPVEFEPEVSTRAPSASTTVFGVSTESMQLSFDSRGNSVPTILLLMQRRLNAQGGLQAEGIFRINAENSEEELVREQLNQGIVPDGIDIHCLAGLIKAWFRELPSGVLDTLSPEQVMQAQSEEDCTALVRLLPPTEAALLDWAINLMADVVQEEHLNKMNSRNIAMVFAPNMTQMADPLTALMYAVQVMNFLRTLIEKTLTEREDSLVEPNSVSNLDRPDENGRQSPPLFSLENSNESNEPTEQAYTVDEPDSASVSESSNRVDNITDDEYLSYTTSSEESDACETPIHVINIKAREAFVTKTPNLEEDTQRIGQSSDSNQTKDVLKIDLEPIDNKSKGISNLSRINSMTERTEAWR